The genomic segment CGTGCCGCTGCACTCGCCGAAGCGGGTACGCAGCCCCTCCCTCTCGCGCGGCCCGGTCATGATCGCCGTGTCCCCGTCCTCGAGGAGGGTCCGGGTCGTTCCGTCCGGCAGGGTCACGGGCTCCGTCCCGCGCCACGTCAGCTCGAGCAGACAGCCGCGCGACGTCTTCTCCGGCCCGCTGATCGTCCCCGAGGCCAGCAGGTCGCCCGGCCGCAGATTGCACCCGCCGATCGTGTGGTGGGCGAGCTGCTGGGCCGGCGTCCAGTACATGTCCCGGTAGTTTCCCAGCGAGAGCCGGTGGGGCCCATCGAGGGAGGCGGTGCCCAGGCTCACCTCCAGGGCGATGTCGAGGCTCCACGGCTCGCCCGCCGTCAGGTAGGGCAGAGGCTTCGGATCCTGCGGGGGCGGTTCGCACCGGAACGGTTCGAGCGCCTCGAGCATCACCACCCACGGGGAGATCGACGTGGCGAAGTTCTTCGACAGGAAGGGCCCGAGGGGCTGGTACTCCCACTTCTGGATGTCGCGCGCGCTCCAGTCGTTCACCAGAACGAAGCCGAAGATGTGCTCGGCGGCCCGTTCGATGGGGATCGGCTCGCCGAGAGCGTTGCCCGGGCCGACGAAGAAGCCCAGCTCGAGTTCGTAGTCGACCATGCGGCTCGGACCGAACACGGGCGACTCCGCGCCGGGGGGGAGGGTCTGGCCGCGGGGCCGCCGAACCGGCGTCCCCGAAACGACGATCGAGCTGGCGCGCCCGTGGTAGGCCACGGGAAGGTGCAGGTAGTTCGGCATCAGCGCGTTCTCGGGGCCGCGGAACATCGTGCCGACGTTCGACGCGTGGTGCTTGCTCGAGTAGAAGTCGGTGTAGTCGCCGATCTCGGCCGGCGACAGCATTTCGACCTCGCTCTGCCGGAACAAGAGCCTGTCCCGCAGGGCTTCACTCTGCTCGAGCTCGGACGACTCGCCGGACAGTAATTCGGCGATCCTGGCTCGGACGCGCCGCCACACGGTCCTCCCTGCCGCCATGAACTCGTTCAAGCGCGGGGCGCCGAACAGCCGGGCTTCGCGGCCCACCGCCGGGGCCAGCAGCCCGGTCTCCTCGAGCGCCGTCACGTCGAGGACGTGCTCGCCGATCGCCGTCCCCACGCGGGCCGGCCCTCCGCCACGCGGACGGAACACCCCGAAGGGCAGGTTTTCGAGGGGGAACGGCGAGCCGGGGGGCACCGGCACGATCGGGGCCCTTTGCGCCCCGCTCCTTCCGCTCGTCATCGGATCCCTCCCCGGCAGCGGCGCCCGGCCGCCGCCGCGCTAGATCAGCCCGAGCTCGCGGAGACCCTCACGCGGCTCATCGAAGCTGCAACTGCCGAACGAGAGGAATCGCCGGCGCGCCGCGGCGATGGACTCCACGTCGAGGCGCCGGCCTCGCCAGAGGAGTGCATCCCGCTCGGCGGCGAACGCGGCAGGGTCCTCCTCGGCCAGGATCGAGCCGATCTCGGCGGCTCCGAGCCCCGCGGAAACGGCGAACGCCGCCGCGGCGAAGAGGTTGAGAAACCCGTGCGCCTTCACGTTCAGGTCGGCGCGGCGGTGCCGGAGCGGCCGGTGCAGGCCGGCGGTCGCCTTGA from the Acidobacteriota bacterium genome contains:
- the fahA gene encoding fumarylacetoacetase; translation: MTSGRSGAQRAPIVPVPPGSPFPLENLPFGVFRPRGGGPARVGTAIGEHVLDVTALEETGLLAPAVGREARLFGAPRLNEFMAAGRTVWRRVRARIAELLSGESSELEQSEALRDRLLFRQSEVEMLSPAEIGDYTDFYSSKHHASNVGTMFRGPENALMPNYLHLPVAYHGRASSIVVSGTPVRRPRGQTLPPGAESPVFGPSRMVDYELELGFFVGPGNALGEPIPIERAAEHIFGFVLVNDWSARDIQKWEYQPLGPFLSKNFATSISPWVVMLEALEPFRCEPPPQDPKPLPYLTAGEPWSLDIALEVSLGTASLDGPHRLSLGNYRDMYWTPAQQLAHHTIGGCNLRPGDLLASGTISGPEKTSRGCLLELTWRGTEPVTLPDGTTRTLLEDGDTAIMTGPREREGLRTRFGECSGT